A stretch of the Brevundimonas sp. MF30-B genome encodes the following:
- a CDS encoding Nramp family divalent metal transporter, with protein sequence MLNRDASPAAPPAAKSPKSKDGRLLAKLALIGPAFIAGAWQFGPGNLTSAIEAGSAFGYALIWVIVVSTILMIFFTDMSVRVGIASPTSMIGTIKQALGKPMGVAAGCGVFFITLCFSVGNAAGSGLALSMLFGGNPVLWTMVVTAAVGFVLLVRNVFKTIERILVALVATMAIGFVASAFLARPDWSAGLLGMVPTFPAGAELLIVALVGTNFSINAAFFTSYAIQAHKTGRAQYRDTTLTDTIPGIVAPGIMTALVIMVAAAVLGHTGQRVETLPQLASVFEPLAGPVGYYIFTLGFFAAAFSSMLANATAGGTLLSDGLGWGGSFDSLRTKLLVGCVLMFGLLVTAFAPGSRVQLIILAQAMTVLVAPLLGVLLVLMANNKLLGDLRNKWWHNLFAAIGLVSIFASTALLVLSLTGVVST encoded by the coding sequence ATGCTGAATCGTGACGCGAGCCCGGCGGCTCCGCCCGCCGCCAAGTCACCGAAGTCTAAAGACGGCCGGCTGCTGGCCAAGCTGGCCCTGATCGGGCCGGCCTTCATCGCCGGCGCCTGGCAGTTTGGTCCGGGCAATCTGACCTCGGCCATCGAGGCAGGCAGCGCCTTCGGCTACGCCCTGATCTGGGTGATCGTGGTCTCGACCATCCTGATGATCTTCTTCACCGACATGAGCGTGCGGGTCGGCATCGCCTCGCCGACGTCGATGATCGGAACGATTAAGCAGGCGCTGGGCAAGCCGATGGGTGTGGCGGCCGGGTGCGGGGTCTTCTTCATCACCCTGTGCTTTTCGGTCGGCAACGCCGCCGGGTCAGGCCTGGCCCTGTCGATGCTGTTCGGCGGCAATCCGGTGCTCTGGACGATGGTGGTGACCGCAGCGGTGGGCTTCGTGCTTCTGGTGCGCAATGTGTTCAAGACGATCGAGCGCATCCTGGTGGCCCTGGTCGCGACCATGGCGATCGGCTTCGTCGCCAGCGCCTTTCTGGCCCGACCAGACTGGAGCGCGGGCCTGCTGGGCATGGTCCCGACCTTCCCGGCGGGCGCTGAGCTTCTGATCGTGGCGCTGGTCGGCACCAACTTCTCGATCAATGCGGCCTTCTTCACCAGCTACGCCATTCAAGCCCACAAGACGGGGCGCGCCCAGTATCGCGACACCACCCTGACGGACACCATCCCGGGCATCGTGGCGCCCGGCATCATGACCGCGTTGGTGATCATGGTCGCCGCCGCCGTGCTGGGTCACACCGGCCAGCGGGTGGAGACCCTGCCGCAGCTGGCCAGCGTGTTCGAGCCGCTTGCCGGCCCCGTCGGCTATTACATCTTCACACTGGGCTTCTTCGCCGCCGCCTTCTCGTCGATGCTGGCCAACGCCACGGCGGGCGGAACCCTGCTGTCGGACGGCCTGGGATGGGGCGGCAGCTTCGATTCCCTGCGCACCAAGCTGCTGGTCGGCTGTGTGCTGATGTTCGGCTTGCTGGTGACAGCCTTCGCCCCCGGTTCGCGGGTGCAGCTGATCATCCTGGCGCAGGCCATGACCGTCCTCGTCGCGCCTCTTCTTGGGGTGTTGCTGGTGCTGATGGCCAACAACAAGCTGCTGGGCGATCTGCGCAACAAGTGGTGGCACAACCTGTTCGCCGCGATCGGCCTGGTGTCGATCTTCGCTTCGACCGCCCTGCTGGTTCTGAGCCTGACCGGCGTGGTCAGCACCTAG
- a CDS encoding alginate export family protein — protein sequence MMVNHDRGALRRACALGPMLAAAVFSATAAAAQDAAPASTEPTPYPRNAIGVGPVIGGYGEARWAEDWSGLRDPAKRKDFLDRLKYIPLSDDGEVWLSLSGEMRARTALTTSPGLSDGADQRLDTLRLVGGADLRVGPHLRAYGELAHGGAGGRNMSRSIPALRNDLVVQQAFVDVSAEVQGLELGARYGRQFFLDGSPYLISTRNGATILTPYNGVRAWVRGERMRADLFDLRPTTLGVGGIDDDRTDRSRRFSGVTAGVLVPRDWFGGSRLHFDPFLWRHTQDARRWGAEVAHERRDYTGARLWGSAGSVNLDWTVARQTGRYGDRRIDAWHVFTQQSFSVGEGASAPRVGLRFDYGSGGGAYDDGPLRNAVTPFGVPIFYSYQNVFNPVNMVVLAPSVTVRRGPTALTAEVQATWRASTDDAVYRATDLAYAGTEAVDGRHVGEVWKLQLAHTVSPRTSLIARYEHLAAGSVLKDAGYESSDYLTAWVSFRF from the coding sequence ATGATGGTCAATCATGACCGGGGCGCCCTGCGTCGCGCCTGCGCTCTGGGTCCGATGCTGGCCGCCGCCGTATTCAGCGCCACCGCCGCCGCCGCGCAGGACGCCGCGCCGGCCTCAACTGAACCCACGCCCTATCCGCGCAACGCCATCGGCGTCGGCCCCGTAATCGGCGGGTATGGCGAGGCGCGTTGGGCCGAGGACTGGTCCGGCCTTCGCGATCCCGCCAAGCGCAAGGATTTTCTCGACCGGCTGAAATACATTCCGCTGTCCGACGACGGCGAGGTTTGGCTGAGCCTGTCGGGCGAGATGCGCGCCCGCACCGCCCTGACCACCAGCCCGGGTCTGAGCGATGGCGCGGACCAGCGTCTGGACACCCTGAGACTGGTAGGCGGGGCCGATCTGCGCGTGGGGCCGCATCTCCGCGCCTACGGCGAGCTGGCCCATGGCGGCGCCGGCGGGCGCAACATGAGCCGGTCCATACCCGCGCTTCGTAACGACCTGGTGGTGCAGCAGGCCTTCGTCGATGTATCCGCCGAGGTGCAGGGGCTTGAGCTGGGCGCGCGTTACGGCCGCCAGTTTTTTCTGGACGGCTCGCCTTATCTGATCAGCACCCGCAACGGGGCCACCATTCTGACGCCCTACAACGGTGTGCGCGCCTGGGTGAGGGGAGAGCGGATGAGGGCGGATCTATTCGATCTGCGGCCGACCACTCTGGGCGTTGGGGGCATTGACGATGACCGCACCGACCGCAGCCGCCGGTTCAGCGGCGTTACGGCAGGCGTGCTTGTGCCTCGAGACTGGTTCGGCGGCTCCCGGTTGCACTTCGACCCCTTCCTGTGGCGTCACACCCAGGATGCGCGCCGCTGGGGCGCCGAGGTGGCCCACGAACGGCGCGATTACACAGGCGCGCGCCTGTGGGGCTCCGCCGGATCGGTCAATCTGGACTGGACCGTCGCGCGCCAGACCGGCCGGTACGGCGACCGCCGCATCGACGCCTGGCACGTCTTCACTCAGCAAAGCTTCAGCGTGGGCGAGGGCGCGTCAGCGCCGAGGGTGGGCTTGCGGTTCGACTACGGATCGGGCGGCGGAGCCTATGACGACGGGCCGCTGCGCAACGCCGTCACGCCTTTCGGCGTGCCGATCTTCTACAGCTATCAGAACGTCTTCAACCCGGTGAACATGGTCGTCCTCGCGCCAAGCGTCACGGTCCGACGCGGCCCGACCGCTCTGACCGCCGAAGTCCAGGCCACTTGGCGCGCCTCGACCGACGACGCCGTCTATCGCGCCACCGACCTCGCCTATGCGGGGACGGAGGCCGTGGACGGCCGTCATGTCGGCGAAGTCTGGAAGCTGCAGCTGGCACACACGGTCTCGCCCCGCACCAGCCTGATCGCTCGCTACGAGCATCTCGCCGCAGGCTCGGTGCTCAAGGACGCTGGCTACGAAAGTTCGGACTACCTGACGGCCTGGGTGAGCTTCAGGTTTTGA
- a CDS encoding sodium-dependent bicarbonate transport family permease yields the protein MPDISTSLALLTSPAILFFFVGAAAAFARSDLAIPEPVAKGLSLYLMLCIGFKGGVEARAAGFNGDFLSAGAIGIALSALMPLVAFLILKRVRGLDRPTLCALAATYGSVSVVTFAAGQQHLAALGLTSGGYMAAVLALMETPAILTALILLNGAGRGEPGRRRTILREVFVGAASVMLLGSFLVGLVSGDAGMARLELFVGPLFQGALCFFLLDIGLVAARRLMEGGRKLTPGVIGFAMGFPVLSAGVALGLARLAGLEAGDTALLTILAGSASYIAVPAAMRLAAPQADAGVFVTASLAITFPFNLSLGIALYTAAAVWMSA from the coding sequence ATGCCTGACATTTCCACCAGCCTGGCGCTTCTGACGTCGCCCGCCATCCTGTTCTTCTTTGTCGGCGCAGCGGCCGCTTTCGCGCGCTCGGACCTGGCTATTCCCGAGCCGGTCGCCAAGGGTCTGTCCCTCTATCTGATGCTGTGCATCGGCTTCAAAGGCGGCGTGGAGGCGCGCGCCGCGGGATTCAACGGGGATTTCCTTTCGGCGGGGGCGATCGGCATCGCCCTCAGCGCCCTGATGCCGCTGGTCGCCTTCCTCATCCTGAAGCGCGTCCGCGGGCTCGACCGTCCGACCCTCTGCGCGCTGGCGGCGACCTACGGGTCCGTTTCGGTGGTGACCTTCGCCGCCGGCCAGCAGCATCTGGCAGCCCTCGGTCTCACATCGGGGGGCTACATGGCGGCTGTGCTCGCCCTGATGGAAACCCCCGCCATCCTGACGGCACTGATTCTTCTCAATGGCGCGGGTCGGGGCGAGCCTGGGCGGCGAAGGACAATCCTGAGGGAGGTGTTCGTCGGCGCGGCGTCCGTGATGCTGCTCGGCAGCTTCTTGGTCGGGCTGGTCTCCGGCGATGCCGGCATGGCCCGGCTGGAGCTGTTTGTCGGGCCGCTGTTCCAGGGCGCTCTGTGCTTCTTCCTGCTCGACATCGGTCTGGTCGCCGCCCGCCGGCTGATGGAAGGCGGGCGAAAGTTGACGCCAGGCGTCATCGGCTTCGCCATGGGCTTTCCCGTGCTCTCGGCGGGCGTCGCCCTTGGGCTGGCCCGTCTCGCCGGGCTGGAGGCCGGCGACACCGCGCTGCTGACCATTCTCGCCGGTTCGGCGTCCTATATCGCTGTGCCCGCGGCCATGCGGCTTGCGGCCCCCCAGGCCGACGCCGGCGTGTTCGTCACAGCGTCCTTGGCGATCACCTTCCCGTTCAACCTCAGCCTCGGCATCGCCCTCTACACCGCTGCAGCTGTTTGGATGTCGGCGTGA
- a CDS encoding LysR substrate-binding domain-containing protein: MADRLVNLDIDLLRAFVTVVETGSFTRTAALLGRTQPAVSLQIRRLEDQLRSPLFDRGGKGVGLTTEGAGLLPQARRLLRLNDEIVSTLGDGDPEGEVRLGAPEDIATMHLPGILGAFARSHPRIRLSVTCDYTANLLDQMSRGMLDLALIKREPVGPELGVRVWSEPLVWVALDGSIVEASPLPLIVAPAPDIYRKRALGALTDAGIGFRAAFTSPSLAGQMAALRAGLGVGVLPAAMAPRELSVLGEPLPKLSDSEIALVTARGAGGPAELLAHEVLRALERGPIAP, encoded by the coding sequence ATGGCTGATCGGCTGGTCAATCTGGACATCGACCTGCTGCGGGCCTTCGTCACGGTCGTCGAAACCGGCAGCTTCACCCGCACGGCGGCCTTGCTCGGCCGGACCCAGCCGGCTGTCAGCCTGCAGATCCGCCGGCTCGAGGACCAGTTGCGGTCGCCGCTGTTTGATCGCGGGGGCAAGGGCGTCGGCCTGACGACAGAGGGCGCAGGACTTCTGCCGCAGGCCCGCCGGTTGTTGCGATTGAATGATGAGATCGTGTCGACCCTGGGCGACGGGGATCCGGAGGGCGAGGTTCGGCTCGGCGCGCCCGAGGACATCGCGACCATGCACCTCCCCGGGATCCTCGGAGCGTTCGCGCGCAGCCACCCCCGTATCCGACTGTCCGTAACCTGTGACTACACCGCTAACCTGCTCGACCAGATGTCGCGCGGCATGCTCGATCTGGCGCTGATAAAGCGTGAGCCCGTCGGCCCCGAACTGGGCGTCCGGGTCTGGAGCGAGCCGCTGGTCTGGGTGGCGCTCGACGGCTCGATCGTCGAGGCGTCGCCGCTGCCGCTGATCGTTGCGCCCGCCCCGGACATCTATCGTAAACGCGCCCTCGGCGCGCTCACGGACGCCGGCATCGGTTTTCGCGCGGCCTTCACCTCGCCGAGCCTCGCCGGTCAGATGGCGGCGCTGCGCGCCGGCCTCGGCGTCGGCGTGCTTCCCGCCGCCATGGCCCCCCGCGAGCTGTCAGTGCTTGGGGAGCCGCTTCCGAAGCTGAGCGACAGCGAGATCGCGCTGGTCACCGCACGGGGCGCCGGCGGGCCTGCGGAGCTTCTTGCGCACGAGGTTCTGCGCGCGCTCGAGCGAGGCCCCATCGCTCCATGA
- a CDS encoding tellurite resistance TerB family protein, protein MPQPNRLLRKRPAIDEHDVWTPGNIVQMDAMVAACALVSQADGWVTHDERRRMLDRMRNSPTIAFFGADDVMLMFEALHPRFERDLDDGEATAEVAVARLRGQPGPSRLLIEPACSLAEADGGFDAEERDVILRLRKILGVDPSAYDLRPGDGEGR, encoded by the coding sequence ATGCCCCAACCGAACAGATTGCTACGAAAACGTCCTGCGATTGACGAACATGATGTCTGGACACCCGGCAACATCGTCCAGATGGACGCGATGGTCGCCGCCTGCGCCCTGGTTTCCCAGGCCGACGGCTGGGTCACCCACGACGAGCGCAGGCGCATGCTTGACCGCATGCGCAACTCACCGACGATCGCCTTCTTTGGTGCAGACGATGTGATGCTCATGTTCGAAGCTCTGCACCCGCGCTTCGAACGCGATCTCGACGATGGAGAGGCGACGGCGGAAGTCGCCGTCGCACGGCTGCGAGGCCAACCGGGCCCCTCTCGCCTGCTGATCGAACCGGCCTGCTCGCTCGCCGAAGCTGATGGCGGCTTCGACGCCGAAGAGCGCGACGTGATCCTGCGGCTCCGCAAGATCCTTGGCGTTGATCCATCGGCTTACGACCTTCGCCCGGGCGATGGAGAGGGACGATGA
- a CDS encoding carbonic anhydrase, producing MAGYRRFRASVWPTHARRYAELARRRQRPTTAVIACSDARIDPQTIFDAEPGELFVIRNVAGLVPEYAPDGGCHGTSAALEYAVKILKVRRIVVLGHARCDGIYAMIHGPLRNAPDFLGPWVDIAEPVMWPMPEQGSGEAFEAAIEDAVLRLSQTNLRTFPWIRDAEKSGHLSLAAWKFSIASGELTPGQSGP from the coding sequence ATGGCGGGCTACCGCCGTTTCCGCGCGTCGGTCTGGCCGACACACGCGAGGCGCTACGCCGAGTTGGCCCGCCGACGGCAGCGACCGACCACGGCGGTCATCGCCTGCTCCGACGCTCGGATCGATCCTCAGACCATATTCGACGCCGAGCCCGGCGAGCTGTTCGTCATCCGTAACGTGGCAGGGCTGGTCCCGGAATATGCGCCCGACGGCGGGTGTCACGGGACCAGTGCGGCGCTCGAGTATGCGGTGAAGATTCTCAAGGTCCGGCGGATCGTCGTGCTCGGGCATGCGCGTTGCGACGGCATTTACGCAATGATCCATGGTCCGCTGCGAAACGCGCCCGATTTCCTGGGTCCGTGGGTGGACATCGCCGAACCGGTGATGTGGCCGATGCCCGAACAGGGGTCCGGCGAGGCCTTCGAGGCGGCGATCGAGGACGCGGTGCTGCGCCTGTCCCAGACCAACCTGAGGACGTTCCCGTGGATACGGGATGCCGAAAAGTCCGGCCATCTCTCCCTGGCGGCCTGGAAGTTCAGCATCGCCTCGGGCGAACTGACGCCGGGCCAGTCAGGTCCATAG
- a CDS encoding calcium/sodium antiporter yields MPTDTLFLLLGLVLLIAGGDLLVRGAVRIAERLRLSPMLIGLTVVGMGTSTPELAASLQASLAGSPGIALGNIVGSNFANALLILGTAALIAPIAVNARTLWRDGGVGVVAALALLGAGATVGLSREAGLGFLILMVGYVYYAYRQESVGAAHSAAYDRAAAMEEVDPALIPRDQPAGRLSAALLLFTVGLALIVGGGSLLVNAAIAIAQKLGVSDTVIGLTIVAVGTSLPELVTSAVAAWRRQGDIALGNVLGSNIYNILFIGGLTGAIAPTTIPASIMAFDLWALVAVSLVVLLFAFSGGRLSRREGLVLVAAYIVYAGYTAGLI; encoded by the coding sequence GTGCCCACCGATACCCTGTTCCTGTTGCTTGGCCTCGTCCTGCTGATTGCTGGCGGTGACCTCCTCGTCCGGGGAGCGGTCCGGATCGCCGAAAGACTGCGACTCTCACCGATGCTGATCGGGCTGACGGTCGTGGGTATGGGCACCTCGACGCCCGAACTGGCTGCGAGCCTCCAAGCCAGCCTTGCTGGATCTCCGGGCATCGCCCTCGGCAATATCGTGGGATCGAACTTCGCCAACGCCCTTCTGATCCTCGGGACGGCGGCCCTGATCGCGCCGATCGCGGTGAATGCCCGCACCCTCTGGCGCGATGGCGGCGTGGGCGTTGTGGCCGCCCTGGCACTGCTGGGTGCGGGGGCGACGGTGGGCCTGTCCCGCGAGGCGGGCCTGGGTTTCCTGATCCTGATGGTGGGGTATGTCTACTACGCCTATCGTCAGGAGAGCGTGGGGGCGGCTCACAGCGCCGCCTATGACCGCGCCGCAGCGATGGAAGAGGTCGATCCGGCCCTGATCCCGCGTGACCAGCCGGCGGGCCGGCTGTCGGCCGCGCTCCTGCTTTTTACTGTCGGTCTGGCCCTGATCGTCGGCGGCGGCAGCCTTCTGGTAAACGCCGCTATCGCCATCGCCCAAAAGCTCGGGGTCAGCGACACCGTCATCGGGCTCACCATCGTCGCGGTCGGGACATCCCTACCGGAACTGGTCACCTCGGCCGTCGCAGCATGGCGCAGGCAGGGAGACATCGCGCTAGGCAATGTGCTGGGCTCCAACATCTACAACATCCTGTTTATCGGCGGCCTGACAGGAGCGATCGCCCCGACTACGATTCCGGCCAGCATCATGGCGTTCGACCTTTGGGCGCTGGTGGCCGTGTCGCTGGTCGTGTTGCTCTTCGCCTTCTCCGGCGGGCGGTTAAGCAGGAGAGAAGGCCTCGTTCTGGTGGCGGCCTATATCGTCTACGCCGGATATACCGCCGGACTGATCTGA
- a CDS encoding tyrosine-type recombinase/integrase, translating into MRQSDLFIQPKRPWNKGRLIGPKAPLKPKHIWAIRQQLKVARRVRDLAMFNCALDSKLRACDLVRLRVSDVAPGGVLRQRSIVIQQKTGRPVPFEITEPARDAIAAWLDVRGQREDDWLFPSRSRSGQHVGTRQYARLVDRWVRMIDLEPQGYGTHSLRRTKVSLVYKKTGNLRACQLLLGHRKLESTVRYLGIEVDDALEMSEQIDL; encoded by the coding sequence ATGCGCCAGTCTGACCTGTTCATCCAACCAAAGCGCCCATGGAACAAGGGACGCTTGATCGGCCCCAAAGCGCCGCTTAAGCCCAAGCACATCTGGGCCATCCGCCAGCAGCTGAAGGTCGCGAGGAGAGTACGCGATCTCGCAATGTTCAACTGCGCACTCGACTCCAAACTGCGAGCATGTGACCTCGTTAGGCTTCGAGTGAGCGATGTGGCGCCCGGCGGTGTCCTCCGTCAGCGGTCGATCGTGATTCAGCAGAAGACCGGCCGACCCGTGCCGTTCGAGATCACCGAACCAGCCCGTGATGCCATTGCGGCATGGCTGGACGTTCGAGGTCAGCGCGAAGACGACTGGCTGTTCCCGAGTCGGAGCCGGTCAGGTCAGCACGTCGGCACGAGGCAGTATGCTCGGCTTGTGGATCGCTGGGTGCGGATGATTGACCTGGAGCCGCAAGGCTATGGTACGCACAGCCTCCGGCGCACAAAGGTTTCCTTGGTCTACAAAAAGACGGGCAACCTTCGCGCGTGCCAGCTCCTGCTTGGGCACCGGAAGCTGGAGAGCACCGTCAGGTACCTCGGCATCGAGGTCGACGACGCCTTGGAGATGTCGGAGCAGATCGATCTGTGA
- a CDS encoding GDCCVxC domain-containing (seleno)protein: protein MSDGILLQSTLTCPDCGHVATETMPTDACIWFYDCAGCGTKLRPLPGDCCVFCSYADTPCPPIQQGTSCCG, encoded by the coding sequence ATGAGCGACGGCATCCTGCTACAATCCACCCTCACCTGCCCTGACTGCGGGCATGTGGCTACCGAAACCATGCCGACAGACGCTTGCATCTGGTTCTACGATTGCGCTGGCTGTGGGACCAAGTTGCGACCGCTGCCCGGCGATTGCTGTGTGTTCTGTTCTTACGCGGACACTCCATGCCCACCGATCCAGCAGGGCACCTCGTGCTGTGGCTAG
- a CDS encoding helix-turn-helix domain-containing protein codes for MTIGRLAREARVNLETVRYYERIGVMPVPDRTEGGHRSYAPEHAERLKFIRRSRELGFGIETIRRLISLGEAESQSCCEVRDMAKDQIASIDAKISDLTRLRRVLQQAVVDCGEGTEVRCPVIKELGSNGRLAGSTESGRPQGMK; via the coding sequence ATGACGATTGGAAGGTTGGCCCGCGAAGCTAGGGTGAACCTCGAAACCGTGCGCTACTATGAGCGTATCGGCGTCATGCCCGTGCCTGACCGAACCGAGGGCGGACACCGTAGCTACGCTCCTGAACACGCTGAGCGTCTGAAGTTCATTCGCAGGTCTCGGGAGTTGGGATTCGGCATTGAAACCATCCGACGTTTGATTTCCTTGGGCGAGGCCGAGAGCCAATCGTGCTGTGAGGTGAGGGATATGGCGAAGGATCAGATCGCCAGCATCGACGCCAAGATCAGCGATCTGACACGGCTCAGGCGGGTCCTTCAGCAGGCCGTAGTCGACTGTGGAGAGGGCACCGAAGTTCGTTGCCCCGTCATCAAAGAGTTGGGATCGAACGGAAGGCTAGCTGGTTCGACTGAGAGTGGTCGGCCACAGGGGATGAAATAA